One Bos taurus isolate L1 Dominette 01449 registration number 42190680 breed Hereford chromosome 3, ARS-UCD2.0, whole genome shotgun sequence DNA window includes the following coding sequences:
- the SEMA6C gene encoding semaphorin-6C isoform X3 — MPRAPHFMPLLLLLLLSIPHTQAAFPQDPLPLLTSDLHGISPLSWFRGLEDDAVVAELGLDFQRFLTLNRTLLVAARDHVFSFDLQAQEEGEGLVPNKYLTWRSQDVENCAVRGKLTDECYNYIRVLVPWDSQTLLACGTNSFSPVCRSYGITSLQQEGEELSGQARCPFDATQSNVAVFAEGSLYSATAADFQASDAVVYRSLGPQPPLRSAKYDSKWLREPHFVHALEHGDHVYFFFREVSVEDARLGRVQFSRVARVCKRDMGGSPRALDRHWTSFLKLRLNCSVPGDSTFYFDVLQALTGPVNLYGRSALFGVFTTQTNSIPGSAVCAFYLDDIERGFEGKFKEQRSLDGAWTPVSEDRVPSPRPGSCAGVGVAALFPSSRDLPDDVLTFIKAHPLLDPAVPPATHQPLLTLTSRALLTQVAVDGMAGPYSNITVLFLGSNDGTVLKVLPPGGQSGGSEPILLEEIDAYSPSRCSGKRAAQTARRVIGLELDTEGHRLFVAFSGCIIYLPLSRCARHGACRRSCLASQDPYCGWDSSRGCVDIRAPGGIDVDPTGNQESMEHDDCQDGATGSQSGTGDSTYGVRRDLPPASASRSVPIPLLLACVAAAFALGASVSGLLVSCACRRAHRRRSKDIESAGIPRPLSLRSLARLHGAGPEPPPPSKDGEGAQTPQLYTTFLPPPEGVPPPELACLPTPESTPELPVKHLRHAGGPWEWNQNGNNAKEGRSRARGGNAAGGAAPRVLVKPPPPGCPGQAVEVTTLEELLRYLHGPQAPRKEAEPPVAAPFTSRPLPPEPSPTLFAGPSLLPRDCAPPRRLDVPPEGKCPAPAARPALSAPAPRLGVGGSRKLPFSSHRAPPALLTRVPSGGPSRYSGGAGRHLLYLGRPEGHRGRALKRVEGREAPGAPEASLCRALLAGGRP; from the exons ATGCCCCGTGCCCCCCACTTCATGCCCTTGCTGCTACTACTCTTGCTCTCAATTCCACACACGCAGGCTGCATTTCCCCAGGACCCTCTCCCTCTGCTGACCTCTGACCTGCACG GTATCTCTCCATTATCCTGGTTCCGGGGCCTGGAGGATGATGCTGTGGTTGCGGAACTTGGGCTGGACTTTCAGAGATTCCTGACCCTGAACCGGACCTTGTTAGTGGCTGCCAG GGATCACGTTTTCTCCTTTGATCTTCAAGCCCAAGAAGAAGGGGAGGGGCTCGTGCCCAACAAG TATCTAACATGGAGGAGCCAAGACGTGGAGAACTGTGCCGTGCGGGGCAAGCTGACG GACGAGTGCTACAACTACATTCGCGTTCTCGTGCCCTGGGACTCCCAGACGCTCCTTGCCTGTGGAACGAACTCATTCAGCCCCGTGTGCCGCAGCTATGGG ATAACTTCGCTGCAGCAGGAGGGTGAGGAGCTGAGTGGGCAAGCTCGATGCCCCTTTGATGCCACCCAGTCCAACGTGGCCGTGTTTGCAG AGGGCAGCCTGTACTCAGCCACAGCTGCAGACTTCCAGGCCAGTGATGCTGTGGTTTACCGAAGCCTTGGGCCTCAGCCCCCGCTCCGCTCCGCCAAGTACGACTCCAAGTGGCTCCGAG AGCCACACTTTGTCCACGCTTTGGAGCACGGAGACCATGTCTACTTCTTCTTCCGAGAAGTCTCTGTGGAGGATGCCCGGCTGGGGAGG GTGCAGTTCTCTCGTGTGGCCCGTGTGTGTAAGCGCGACATGGGTGGCTCACCTAGGGCCTTGGACCGCCACTGGACATCCTTCCTGAAGCTGCGGCTCAACTGCTCTGTCCCTGGAGACTCGACCTTCTATTTTGATGTCTTACAGGCCTTGACAGGGCCTGTGAACTTGTATGGTCGCTCTGCTCTCTTTGGGGTCTTCACCACCCAGACCAATAG CATTCCTGGCTCTGCGGTCTGCGCCTTCTACCTGGATGATATCGAGCGTGGGTTTGAGGGCAAGTTCAAGGAGCAGAGGAGTCTGGATGGGGCCTGGACCCCTGTGTCTGAGGACAGGGTCCCCTCCCCCAG GCCCGGATCCTGTGCAGGAGTAGGTGTGGCTGCATTGTTCCCCTCTTCCCGAGATCTCCCTGATGATGTCCTGACCTTCATCAAGGCTCACCCACTCCTGGACCCTGCCGTGCCACCTGCCACCCATCAGCCTCTGCTCACCCTCACCAGCAG GGCCCTACTGACCCAGGTGGCTGTGGATGGCATGGCTGGTCCCTACAGTAACATCACAGTCCTGTTCCTTGGCTCCAATGATGGGACAGTGCTGAAGGTGCTGCCCCCAGGGGGGCAATCTGGGGGCTCTGAGCCCATTCTGTTGGAAGAGATCGATGCCTACAGCCCCTCCCG GTGCAGTGGGAAGCGGGCAGCCCAAACAGCACGGCGGGTCATAGGGCTGGAGCTGGACACTGAAGGTCACAGGCTCTTTGTGGCTTTTTCTGGCTGCATCATCTACCTCCCTCTTAGTCGGTGTGCCCGGCATGGGGCCTGTCGGAG GAGCTGTCTGGCTTCTCAGGACCCATACTGTGGATGGGACAGCTCCAGAGGCTGCGTGGATATCAGGGCACCTGGTGG GATTGATGTGGATCCAACTGGTAACCAGGAATCCATGGAGCATGATGACTGCCAAG ATGGAGCTACTGGGAGTCAGTCTGGTACAGGGGATTCCACTTATG GCGTGCGGCGGGACCTCCCTCCAGCCTCAGCCTCCCGCTCAgtccccatcccactccttctGGCCTGTGTGGCTGCGGCCTTCGCTCTGGGCGCCTCGGTCTCTGGCCTCCTGGTCTCCTGCGCCTGTCGCCGAGCGCACCGACGGCGGAGCAAGGATATCGAGTCTGCAGGGATCCCACGTCCTCTCTCCCTCCGCAGCTTGGCCCGGCTGCATGGGGCGGGCCCAGAGCCGCCGCCGCCGTCCAAGGACGGAGAGGGGGCCCAGACGCCGCAGCTCTACACCACCTTCCTGCCTCCCCCCGAGGGCGTACCCCCGCCGGAGCTGGCCTGCCTGCCCACCCCGGAGTCCACGCCAGAGCTGCCGGTCAAGCACCTCCGCCATGCTGGAGGTCCCTGGGAGTGGAACCAGAACGGGAATAACGCCAAGGAGGGCCGGAGCCGCGCCCGGGGCGGGAACGCGGCGGGTGGCGCCGCGCCGCGCGTGCTGGTGAAGCCGCCGCCGCCTGGCTGTCCCGGGCAGGCCGTGGAAGTCACCACCTTGGAGGAACTACTGCGCTACCTGCACGGCCCGCAGGCGCCCAGGAAGGAGGCCGAGCCCCCGGTCGCCGCCCCTTTCACCTCGCGGCCGCTGCCCCCCgagccctcccccaccctctttgCCGGCCCCAGCCTGCTGCCCCGGGACTGTGCCCCGCCTCGGAGGCTGGACGTGCCCCCGGAGGGCAAGTGCCCGGCCCCGGCCGCCCGGCCTGCGCTCTCCGCCCCAGCTCCCCGGCTCGGGGTGGGCGGCAGCCGGAAGTTGCCCTTCTCCTCGCACCGTGCACCCCCTGCGCTGCTCACCCGAGTCCCCTCGGGAGGCCCCTCCAGGTACTCGGGGGGTGCCGGGAGACACCTCCTGTACCTGGGTCGGCCTGAGGGGCACCGGGGCCGCGCCCTCAAGAGGGTGGAAGGTCGAGAAGCCCCAGGGGCCCCTGAAGCCTCCCTTTGTCGGGCTCTTCTTGCAGGCGGCCGTCCCTGA
- the SEMA6C gene encoding semaphorin-6C isoform X4 codes for MPPSPTWPCLQRAACTQPQLQTSRPVMLWFTEALGLSPRSAPPKPHFVHALEHGDHVYFFFREVSVEDARLGRVQFSRVARVCKRDMGGSPRALDRHWTSFLKLRLNCSVPGDSTFYFDVLQALTGPVNLYGRSALFGVFTTQTNSIPGSAVCAFYLDDIERGFEGKFKEQRSLDGAWTPVSEDRVPSPRPGSCAGVGVAALFPSSRDLPDDVLTFIKAHPLLDPAVPPATHQPLLTLTSRALLTQVAVDGMAGPYSNITVLFLGSNDGTVLKVLPPGGQSGGSEPILLEEIDAYSPSRCSGKRAAQTARRVIGLELDTEGHRLFVAFSGCIIYLPLSRCARHGACRRSCLASQDPYCGWDSSRGCVDIRAPGGIDVDPTGNQESMEHDDCQDGATGSQSGTGDSTYVLLSPGPSPETPSPPSDAHPRPQSSTLGAHTQGVRRDLPPASASRSVPIPLLLACVAAAFALGASVSGLLVSCACRRAHRRRSKDIESAGIPRPLSLRSLARLHGAGPEPPPPSKDGEGAQTPQLYTTFLPPPEGVPPPELACLPTPESTPELPVKHLRHAGGPWEWNQNGNNAKEGRSRARGGNAAGGAAPRVLVKPPPPGCPGQAVEVTTLEELLRYLHGPQAPRKEAEPPVAAPFTSRPLPPEPSPTLFAGPSLLPRDCAPPRRLDVPPEGKCPAPAARPALSAPAPRLGVGGSRKLPFSSHRAPPALLTRVPSGGPSRYSGGAGRHLLYLGRPEGHRGRALKRVEGREAPGAPEASLCRALLAGGRP; via the exons ATGCCACCCAGTCCAACGTGGCCGTGTTTGCAG AGGGCAGCCTGTACTCAGCCACAGCTGCAGACTTCCAGGCCAGTGATGCTGTGGTTTACCGAAGCCTTGGGCCTCAGCCCCCGCTCCGCTCCGCCAA AGCCACACTTTGTCCACGCTTTGGAGCACGGAGACCATGTCTACTTCTTCTTCCGAGAAGTCTCTGTGGAGGATGCCCGGCTGGGGAGG GTGCAGTTCTCTCGTGTGGCCCGTGTGTGTAAGCGCGACATGGGTGGCTCACCTAGGGCCTTGGACCGCCACTGGACATCCTTCCTGAAGCTGCGGCTCAACTGCTCTGTCCCTGGAGACTCGACCTTCTATTTTGATGTCTTACAGGCCTTGACAGGGCCTGTGAACTTGTATGGTCGCTCTGCTCTCTTTGGGGTCTTCACCACCCAGACCAATAG CATTCCTGGCTCTGCGGTCTGCGCCTTCTACCTGGATGATATCGAGCGTGGGTTTGAGGGCAAGTTCAAGGAGCAGAGGAGTCTGGATGGGGCCTGGACCCCTGTGTCTGAGGACAGGGTCCCCTCCCCCAG GCCCGGATCCTGTGCAGGAGTAGGTGTGGCTGCATTGTTCCCCTCTTCCCGAGATCTCCCTGATGATGTCCTGACCTTCATCAAGGCTCACCCACTCCTGGACCCTGCCGTGCCACCTGCCACCCATCAGCCTCTGCTCACCCTCACCAGCAG GGCCCTACTGACCCAGGTGGCTGTGGATGGCATGGCTGGTCCCTACAGTAACATCACAGTCCTGTTCCTTGGCTCCAATGATGGGACAGTGCTGAAGGTGCTGCCCCCAGGGGGGCAATCTGGGGGCTCTGAGCCCATTCTGTTGGAAGAGATCGATGCCTACAGCCCCTCCCG GTGCAGTGGGAAGCGGGCAGCCCAAACAGCACGGCGGGTCATAGGGCTGGAGCTGGACACTGAAGGTCACAGGCTCTTTGTGGCTTTTTCTGGCTGCATCATCTACCTCCCTCTTAGTCGGTGTGCCCGGCATGGGGCCTGTCGGAG GAGCTGTCTGGCTTCTCAGGACCCATACTGTGGATGGGACAGCTCCAGAGGCTGCGTGGATATCAGGGCACCTGGTGG GATTGATGTGGATCCAACTGGTAACCAGGAATCCATGGAGCATGATGACTGCCAAG ATGGAGCTACTGGGAGTCAGTCTGGTACAGGGGATTCCACTTATG TGCTTCTGAGTCCTGGCCCTTCCCCTGAGACCCCCAGTCCCCCCAGTGATGCCCACCCCCGGCCCCAGTCTTCCACTCTTGGAGCTCACACTCAGG GCGTGCGGCGGGACCTCCCTCCAGCCTCAGCCTCCCGCTCAgtccccatcccactccttctGGCCTGTGTGGCTGCGGCCTTCGCTCTGGGCGCCTCGGTCTCTGGCCTCCTGGTCTCCTGCGCCTGTCGCCGAGCGCACCGACGGCGGAGCAAGGATATCGAGTCTGCAGGGATCCCACGTCCTCTCTCCCTCCGCAGCTTGGCCCGGCTGCATGGGGCGGGCCCAGAGCCGCCGCCGCCGTCCAAGGACGGAGAGGGGGCCCAGACGCCGCAGCTCTACACCACCTTCCTGCCTCCCCCCGAGGGCGTACCCCCGCCGGAGCTGGCCTGCCTGCCCACCCCGGAGTCCACGCCAGAGCTGCCGGTCAAGCACCTCCGCCATGCTGGAGGTCCCTGGGAGTGGAACCAGAACGGGAATAACGCCAAGGAGGGCCGGAGCCGCGCCCGGGGCGGGAACGCGGCGGGTGGCGCCGCGCCGCGCGTGCTGGTGAAGCCGCCGCCGCCTGGCTGTCCCGGGCAGGCCGTGGAAGTCACCACCTTGGAGGAACTACTGCGCTACCTGCACGGCCCGCAGGCGCCCAGGAAGGAGGCCGAGCCCCCGGTCGCCGCCCCTTTCACCTCGCGGCCGCTGCCCCCCgagccctcccccaccctctttgCCGGCCCCAGCCTGCTGCCCCGGGACTGTGCCCCGCCTCGGAGGCTGGACGTGCCCCCGGAGGGCAAGTGCCCGGCCCCGGCCGCCCGGCCTGCGCTCTCCGCCCCAGCTCCCCGGCTCGGGGTGGGCGGCAGCCGGAAGTTGCCCTTCTCCTCGCACCGTGCACCCCCTGCGCTGCTCACCCGAGTCCCCTCGGGAGGCCCCTCCAGGTACTCGGGGGGTGCCGGGAGACACCTCCTGTACCTGGGTCGGCCTGAGGGGCACCGGGGCCGCGCCCTCAAGAGGGTGGAAGGTCGAGAAGCCCCAGGGGCCCCTGAAGCCTCCCTTTGTCGGGCTCTTCTTGCAGGCGGCCGTCCCTGA
- the SEMA6C gene encoding semaphorin-6C isoform X2 — translation MPRAPHFMPLLLLLLLSIPHTQAAFPQDPLPLLTSDLHGISPLSWFRGLEDDAVVAELGLDFQRFLTLNRTLLVAARDHVFSFDLQAQEEGEGLVPNKYLTWRSQDVENCAVRGKLTDECYNYIRVLVPWDSQTLLACGTNSFSPVCRSYGITSLQQEGEELSGQARCPFDATQSNVAVFAEGSLYSATAADFQASDAVVYRSLGPQPPLRSAKYDSKWLREPHFVHALEHGDHVYFFFREVSVEDARLGRVQFSRVARVCKRDMGGSPRALDRHWTSFLKLRLNCSVPGDSTFYFDVLQALTGPVNLYGRSALFGVFTTQTNSIPGSAVCAFYLDDIERGFEGKFKEQRSLDGAWTPVSEDRVPSPRPGSCAGVGVAALFPSSRDLPDDVLTFIKAHPLLDPAVPPATHQPLLTLTSRALLTQVAVDGMAGPYSNITVLFLGSNDGTVLKVLPPGGQSGGSEPILLEEIDAYSPSRCSGKRAAQTARRVIGLELDTEGHRLFVAFSGCIIYLPLSRCARHGACRRSCLASQDPYCGWDSSRGCVDIRAPGGIDVDPTGNQESMEHDDCQDGATGSQSGTGDSTYVLLSPGPSPETPSPPSDAHPRPQSSTLGAHTQGVRRDLPPASASRSVPIPLLLACVAAAFALGASVSGLLVSCACRRAHRRRSKDIESAGIPRPLSLRSLARLHGAGPEPPPPSKDGEGAQTPQLYTTFLPPPEGVPPPELACLPTPESTPELPVKHLRHAGGPWEWNQNGNNAKEGRSRARGGNAAGGAAPRVLVKPPPPGCPGQAVEVTTLEELLRYLHGPQAPRKEAEPPVAAPFTSRPLPPEPSPTLFAGPSLLPRDCAPPRRLDVPPEGKCPAPAARPALSAPAPRLGVGGSRKLPFSSHRAPPALLTRVPSGGPSRELLQGLKWDPRGPCPQRP, via the exons ATGCCCCGTGCCCCCCACTTCATGCCCTTGCTGCTACTACTCTTGCTCTCAATTCCACACACGCAGGCTGCATTTCCCCAGGACCCTCTCCCTCTGCTGACCTCTGACCTGCACG GTATCTCTCCATTATCCTGGTTCCGGGGCCTGGAGGATGATGCTGTGGTTGCGGAACTTGGGCTGGACTTTCAGAGATTCCTGACCCTGAACCGGACCTTGTTAGTGGCTGCCAG GGATCACGTTTTCTCCTTTGATCTTCAAGCCCAAGAAGAAGGGGAGGGGCTCGTGCCCAACAAG TATCTAACATGGAGGAGCCAAGACGTGGAGAACTGTGCCGTGCGGGGCAAGCTGACG GACGAGTGCTACAACTACATTCGCGTTCTCGTGCCCTGGGACTCCCAGACGCTCCTTGCCTGTGGAACGAACTCATTCAGCCCCGTGTGCCGCAGCTATGGG ATAACTTCGCTGCAGCAGGAGGGTGAGGAGCTGAGTGGGCAAGCTCGATGCCCCTTTGATGCCACCCAGTCCAACGTGGCCGTGTTTGCAG AGGGCAGCCTGTACTCAGCCACAGCTGCAGACTTCCAGGCCAGTGATGCTGTGGTTTACCGAAGCCTTGGGCCTCAGCCCCCGCTCCGCTCCGCCAAGTACGACTCCAAGTGGCTCCGAG AGCCACACTTTGTCCACGCTTTGGAGCACGGAGACCATGTCTACTTCTTCTTCCGAGAAGTCTCTGTGGAGGATGCCCGGCTGGGGAGG GTGCAGTTCTCTCGTGTGGCCCGTGTGTGTAAGCGCGACATGGGTGGCTCACCTAGGGCCTTGGACCGCCACTGGACATCCTTCCTGAAGCTGCGGCTCAACTGCTCTGTCCCTGGAGACTCGACCTTCTATTTTGATGTCTTACAGGCCTTGACAGGGCCTGTGAACTTGTATGGTCGCTCTGCTCTCTTTGGGGTCTTCACCACCCAGACCAATAG CATTCCTGGCTCTGCGGTCTGCGCCTTCTACCTGGATGATATCGAGCGTGGGTTTGAGGGCAAGTTCAAGGAGCAGAGGAGTCTGGATGGGGCCTGGACCCCTGTGTCTGAGGACAGGGTCCCCTCCCCCAG GCCCGGATCCTGTGCAGGAGTAGGTGTGGCTGCATTGTTCCCCTCTTCCCGAGATCTCCCTGATGATGTCCTGACCTTCATCAAGGCTCACCCACTCCTGGACCCTGCCGTGCCACCTGCCACCCATCAGCCTCTGCTCACCCTCACCAGCAG GGCCCTACTGACCCAGGTGGCTGTGGATGGCATGGCTGGTCCCTACAGTAACATCACAGTCCTGTTCCTTGGCTCCAATGATGGGACAGTGCTGAAGGTGCTGCCCCCAGGGGGGCAATCTGGGGGCTCTGAGCCCATTCTGTTGGAAGAGATCGATGCCTACAGCCCCTCCCG GTGCAGTGGGAAGCGGGCAGCCCAAACAGCACGGCGGGTCATAGGGCTGGAGCTGGACACTGAAGGTCACAGGCTCTTTGTGGCTTTTTCTGGCTGCATCATCTACCTCCCTCTTAGTCGGTGTGCCCGGCATGGGGCCTGTCGGAG GAGCTGTCTGGCTTCTCAGGACCCATACTGTGGATGGGACAGCTCCAGAGGCTGCGTGGATATCAGGGCACCTGGTGG GATTGATGTGGATCCAACTGGTAACCAGGAATCCATGGAGCATGATGACTGCCAAG ATGGAGCTACTGGGAGTCAGTCTGGTACAGGGGATTCCACTTATG TGCTTCTGAGTCCTGGCCCTTCCCCTGAGACCCCCAGTCCCCCCAGTGATGCCCACCCCCGGCCCCAGTCTTCCACTCTTGGAGCTCACACTCAGG GCGTGCGGCGGGACCTCCCTCCAGCCTCAGCCTCCCGCTCAgtccccatcccactccttctGGCCTGTGTGGCTGCGGCCTTCGCTCTGGGCGCCTCGGTCTCTGGCCTCCTGGTCTCCTGCGCCTGTCGCCGAGCGCACCGACGGCGGAGCAAGGATATCGAGTCTGCAGGGATCCCACGTCCTCTCTCCCTCCGCAGCTTGGCCCGGCTGCATGGGGCGGGCCCAGAGCCGCCGCCGCCGTCCAAGGACGGAGAGGGGGCCCAGACGCCGCAGCTCTACACCACCTTCCTGCCTCCCCCCGAGGGCGTACCCCCGCCGGAGCTGGCCTGCCTGCCCACCCCGGAGTCCACGCCAGAGCTGCCGGTCAAGCACCTCCGCCATGCTGGAGGTCCCTGGGAGTGGAACCAGAACGGGAATAACGCCAAGGAGGGCCGGAGCCGCGCCCGGGGCGGGAACGCGGCGGGTGGCGCCGCGCCGCGCGTGCTGGTGAAGCCGCCGCCGCCTGGCTGTCCCGGGCAGGCCGTGGAAGTCACCACCTTGGAGGAACTACTGCGCTACCTGCACGGCCCGCAGGCGCCCAGGAAGGAGGCCGAGCCCCCGGTCGCCGCCCCTTTCACCTCGCGGCCGCTGCCCCCCgagccctcccccaccctctttgCCGGCCCCAGCCTGCTGCCCCGGGACTGTGCCCCGCCTCGGAGGCTGGACGTGCCCCCGGAGGGCAAGTGCCCGGCCCCGGCCGCCCGGCCTGCGCTCTCCGCCCCAGCTCCCCGGCTCGGGGTGGGCGGCAGCCGGAAGTTGCCCTTCTCCTCGCACCGTGCACCCCCTGCGCTGCTCACCCGAGTCCCCTCGGGAGGCCCCTCCAG GGAGTTGCTTCAAGGCCTCAAGTGGGACCCTCGAGGCCCATGCCCTCAGAGGCCGTGA
- the SEMA6C gene encoding semaphorin-6C isoform X1 — MPRAPHFMPLLLLLLLSIPHTQAAFPQDPLPLLTSDLHGISPLSWFRGLEDDAVVAELGLDFQRFLTLNRTLLVAARDHVFSFDLQAQEEGEGLVPNKYLTWRSQDVENCAVRGKLTDECYNYIRVLVPWDSQTLLACGTNSFSPVCRSYGITSLQQEGEELSGQARCPFDATQSNVAVFAEGSLYSATAADFQASDAVVYRSLGPQPPLRSAKYDSKWLREPHFVHALEHGDHVYFFFREVSVEDARLGRVQFSRVARVCKRDMGGSPRALDRHWTSFLKLRLNCSVPGDSTFYFDVLQALTGPVNLYGRSALFGVFTTQTNSIPGSAVCAFYLDDIERGFEGKFKEQRSLDGAWTPVSEDRVPSPRPGSCAGVGVAALFPSSRDLPDDVLTFIKAHPLLDPAVPPATHQPLLTLTSRALLTQVAVDGMAGPYSNITVLFLGSNDGTVLKVLPPGGQSGGSEPILLEEIDAYSPSRCSGKRAAQTARRVIGLELDTEGHRLFVAFSGCIIYLPLSRCARHGACRRSCLASQDPYCGWDSSRGCVDIRAPGGIDVDPTGNQESMEHDDCQDGATGSQSGTGDSTYVLLSPGPSPETPSPPSDAHPRPQSSTLGAHTQGVRRDLPPASASRSVPIPLLLACVAAAFALGASVSGLLVSCACRRAHRRRSKDIESAGIPRPLSLRSLARLHGAGPEPPPPSKDGEGAQTPQLYTTFLPPPEGVPPPELACLPTPESTPELPVKHLRHAGGPWEWNQNGNNAKEGRSRARGGNAAGGAAPRVLVKPPPPGCPGQAVEVTTLEELLRYLHGPQAPRKEAEPPVAAPFTSRPLPPEPSPTLFAGPSLLPRDCAPPRRLDVPPEGKCPAPAARPALSAPAPRLGVGGSRKLPFSSHRAPPALLTRVPSGGPSRYSGGAGRHLLYLGRPEGHRGRALKRVEGREAPGAPEASLCRALLAGGRP; from the exons ATGCCCCGTGCCCCCCACTTCATGCCCTTGCTGCTACTACTCTTGCTCTCAATTCCACACACGCAGGCTGCATTTCCCCAGGACCCTCTCCCTCTGCTGACCTCTGACCTGCACG GTATCTCTCCATTATCCTGGTTCCGGGGCCTGGAGGATGATGCTGTGGTTGCGGAACTTGGGCTGGACTTTCAGAGATTCCTGACCCTGAACCGGACCTTGTTAGTGGCTGCCAG GGATCACGTTTTCTCCTTTGATCTTCAAGCCCAAGAAGAAGGGGAGGGGCTCGTGCCCAACAAG TATCTAACATGGAGGAGCCAAGACGTGGAGAACTGTGCCGTGCGGGGCAAGCTGACG GACGAGTGCTACAACTACATTCGCGTTCTCGTGCCCTGGGACTCCCAGACGCTCCTTGCCTGTGGAACGAACTCATTCAGCCCCGTGTGCCGCAGCTATGGG ATAACTTCGCTGCAGCAGGAGGGTGAGGAGCTGAGTGGGCAAGCTCGATGCCCCTTTGATGCCACCCAGTCCAACGTGGCCGTGTTTGCAG AGGGCAGCCTGTACTCAGCCACAGCTGCAGACTTCCAGGCCAGTGATGCTGTGGTTTACCGAAGCCTTGGGCCTCAGCCCCCGCTCCGCTCCGCCAAGTACGACTCCAAGTGGCTCCGAG AGCCACACTTTGTCCACGCTTTGGAGCACGGAGACCATGTCTACTTCTTCTTCCGAGAAGTCTCTGTGGAGGATGCCCGGCTGGGGAGG GTGCAGTTCTCTCGTGTGGCCCGTGTGTGTAAGCGCGACATGGGTGGCTCACCTAGGGCCTTGGACCGCCACTGGACATCCTTCCTGAAGCTGCGGCTCAACTGCTCTGTCCCTGGAGACTCGACCTTCTATTTTGATGTCTTACAGGCCTTGACAGGGCCTGTGAACTTGTATGGTCGCTCTGCTCTCTTTGGGGTCTTCACCACCCAGACCAATAG CATTCCTGGCTCTGCGGTCTGCGCCTTCTACCTGGATGATATCGAGCGTGGGTTTGAGGGCAAGTTCAAGGAGCAGAGGAGTCTGGATGGGGCCTGGACCCCTGTGTCTGAGGACAGGGTCCCCTCCCCCAG GCCCGGATCCTGTGCAGGAGTAGGTGTGGCTGCATTGTTCCCCTCTTCCCGAGATCTCCCTGATGATGTCCTGACCTTCATCAAGGCTCACCCACTCCTGGACCCTGCCGTGCCACCTGCCACCCATCAGCCTCTGCTCACCCTCACCAGCAG GGCCCTACTGACCCAGGTGGCTGTGGATGGCATGGCTGGTCCCTACAGTAACATCACAGTCCTGTTCCTTGGCTCCAATGATGGGACAGTGCTGAAGGTGCTGCCCCCAGGGGGGCAATCTGGGGGCTCTGAGCCCATTCTGTTGGAAGAGATCGATGCCTACAGCCCCTCCCG GTGCAGTGGGAAGCGGGCAGCCCAAACAGCACGGCGGGTCATAGGGCTGGAGCTGGACACTGAAGGTCACAGGCTCTTTGTGGCTTTTTCTGGCTGCATCATCTACCTCCCTCTTAGTCGGTGTGCCCGGCATGGGGCCTGTCGGAG GAGCTGTCTGGCTTCTCAGGACCCATACTGTGGATGGGACAGCTCCAGAGGCTGCGTGGATATCAGGGCACCTGGTGG GATTGATGTGGATCCAACTGGTAACCAGGAATCCATGGAGCATGATGACTGCCAAG ATGGAGCTACTGGGAGTCAGTCTGGTACAGGGGATTCCACTTATG TGCTTCTGAGTCCTGGCCCTTCCCCTGAGACCCCCAGTCCCCCCAGTGATGCCCACCCCCGGCCCCAGTCTTCCACTCTTGGAGCTCACACTCAGG GCGTGCGGCGGGACCTCCCTCCAGCCTCAGCCTCCCGCTCAgtccccatcccactccttctGGCCTGTGTGGCTGCGGCCTTCGCTCTGGGCGCCTCGGTCTCTGGCCTCCTGGTCTCCTGCGCCTGTCGCCGAGCGCACCGACGGCGGAGCAAGGATATCGAGTCTGCAGGGATCCCACGTCCTCTCTCCCTCCGCAGCTTGGCCCGGCTGCATGGGGCGGGCCCAGAGCCGCCGCCGCCGTCCAAGGACGGAGAGGGGGCCCAGACGCCGCAGCTCTACACCACCTTCCTGCCTCCCCCCGAGGGCGTACCCCCGCCGGAGCTGGCCTGCCTGCCCACCCCGGAGTCCACGCCAGAGCTGCCGGTCAAGCACCTCCGCCATGCTGGAGGTCCCTGGGAGTGGAACCAGAACGGGAATAACGCCAAGGAGGGCCGGAGCCGCGCCCGGGGCGGGAACGCGGCGGGTGGCGCCGCGCCGCGCGTGCTGGTGAAGCCGCCGCCGCCTGGCTGTCCCGGGCAGGCCGTGGAAGTCACCACCTTGGAGGAACTACTGCGCTACCTGCACGGCCCGCAGGCGCCCAGGAAGGAGGCCGAGCCCCCGGTCGCCGCCCCTTTCACCTCGCGGCCGCTGCCCCCCgagccctcccccaccctctttgCCGGCCCCAGCCTGCTGCCCCGGGACTGTGCCCCGCCTCGGAGGCTGGACGTGCCCCCGGAGGGCAAGTGCCCGGCCCCGGCCGCCCGGCCTGCGCTCTCCGCCCCAGCTCCCCGGCTCGGGGTGGGCGGCAGCCGGAAGTTGCCCTTCTCCTCGCACCGTGCACCCCCTGCGCTGCTCACCCGAGTCCCCTCGGGAGGCCCCTCCAGGTACTCGGGGGGTGCCGGGAGACACCTCCTGTACCTGGGTCGGCCTGAGGGGCACCGGGGCCGCGCCCTCAAGAGGGTGGAAGGTCGAGAAGCCCCAGGGGCCCCTGAAGCCTCCCTTTGTCGGGCTCTTCTTGCAGGCGGCCGTCCCTGA